A single Clostridium taeniosporum DNA region contains:
- the tnpB gene encoding IS66 family insertion sequence element accessory protein TnpB (TnpB, as the term is used for proteins encoded by IS66 family insertion elements, is considered an accessory protein, since TnpC, encoded by a neighboring gene, is a DDE family transposase.), producing the protein MLNIDKVDTVYLACGITDLRKSIDGLVMIVQTQLKLDPFEKALFVFCNRSMNRLKILHFDEGFWLYYHRLENNRLKWPMTKEEAMKVNKEELSWLLKGYEVRTTSKFKPIKEKNCY; encoded by the coding sequence ATGCTTAATATAGATAAAGTAGATACTGTATATTTAGCTTGTGGTATAACAGATTTACGAAAAAGTATAGATGGTTTAGTTATGATCGTTCAAACACAGTTAAAGTTAGATCCCTTTGAAAAAGCTCTATTTGTCTTCTGTAACAGGTCGATGAATAGATTAAAAATATTACATTTTGATGAAGGTTTTTGGCTATATTATCATAGACTTGAAAATAATAGGTTGAAATGGCCTATGACTAAAGAAGAAGCAATGAAAGTAAATAAAGAAGAATTAAGTTGGCTACTTAAAGGATATGAAGTTAGAACTACATCAAAATTTAAGCCTATAAAAGAAAAAAATTGTTACTAA